From one Candidatus Chromulinivorax destructor genomic stretch:
- a CDS encoding ankyrin repeat domain-containing protein encodes MKKTKILILLMLNLQLVISAAQEAAQNSQPEQQNINEEQITIDSKSIPIKNIRDVFLTTLNTASKQRKKLSEYSDPIFVYVMKHKDTDMRDIVYSWLNTQDKNGETPLHRAVSRHNDEDIIEMLLSNEFVKIDVQDINGETPLHRAVSSHNEYMASVLVYMGADLNIQNKNGQTPLHYAVLDNDTKIAWMLLNMGADLNIQNKNGQTAEQIAKTPEMKALLARAQKNIFQFAILAEDNNKERVRMLIAAGADVNIKNEFDISPLYCAVAINNDAEIARMLIDAGADVNLKADVNFENEYGLTPLYRAVSHNNKEIVKMLIDAGVNVNIQTKDRETALHLAVENNNAEIVKMLMAAGADVVTIQNKNGQTAEQIAKTPEMKAILSKK; translated from the coding sequence ATGAAAAAGACAAAAATATTGATATTGTTAATGCTTAATTTGCAATTAGTTATATCTGCAGCGCAAGAAGCCGCACAAAATTCTCAGCCTGAGCAGCAAAATATAAACGAAGAACAAATTACTATTGATTCAAAAAGTATTCCTATAAAAAATATACGAGATGTATTTTTAACAACTCTCAATACGGCATCAAAACAGCGTAAAAAATTAAGTGAATATAGTGATCCGATATTTGTGTATGTGATGAAGCATAAAGATACTGATATGCGCGATATTGTTTATTCATGGTTAAATACTCAAGATAAAAATGGAGAGACTCCATTGCATCGTGCTGTTTCACGTCATAATGATGAAGATATAATAGAGATGTTGTTGTCCAATGAATTCGTTAAAATAGATGTTCAAGATATAAATGGAGAAACTCCATTGCATCGTGCTGTTTCAAGTCATAATGAATACATGGCAAGTGTGTTGGTTTATATGGGTGCTGATCTAAATATTCAAAATAAAAATGGACAAACACCTTTACATTATGCTGTCTTAGACAACGATACAAAAATAGCTTGGATGCTGCTTAATATGGGTGCTGATCTAAATATTCAAAATAAAAATGGACAAACAGCTGAACAAATTGCTAAAACTCCAGAAATGAAAGCACTTTTAGCTCGAGCGCAAAAAAATATATTTCAGTTTGCAATTCTTGCAGAAGATAATAATAAAGAAAGAGTAAGGATGTTAATTGCTGCAGGTGCTGATGTAAATATTAAAAATGAATTTGATATTTCACCATTATATTGTGCAGTTGCAATTAATAATGATGCAGAAATAGCACGTATGTTAATTGATGCAGGTGCTGACGTAAATCTTAAAGCTGACGTAAATTTTGAAAATGAATATGGTCTTACACCATTGTATAGAGCAGTTTCACATAATAATAAAGAAATAGTAAAGATGTTGATTGATGCAGGTGTTAATGTAAATATTCAAACTAAAGATAGAGAAACAGCATTGCATTTGGCAGTTGAAAATAATAATGCAGAAATAGTGAAAATGTTGATGGCTGCAGGTGCTGATGTTGTAACCATTCAAAATAAAAATGGACAAACAGCTGAACAAATTGCTAAAACTCCAGAAATGAAAGCGATTCTTTCTAAAAAATAA
- a CDS encoding ankyrin repeat domain-containing protein — MKKVILFCISLFAMQQVILAGPILSKIREASYYDFDEKCSVFSAHEKLTHDSTDSECYSEDMFDFISLTSSEQDEVTDTMSTSSEISIEDELYMSSVFEELVQAIKKENVTCVKKIVVHNPQVIHIQDDFGLTALHHAFNLEDGYELNASIIKLLIDHGADTTKEDIEGITPENLVESYKNKIKRDCTATDEDFQIISQVYQSMSPDSPQLRKRF; from the coding sequence ATGAAAAAAGTCATATTGTTCTGTATTTCGTTGTTTGCAATGCAGCAAGTTATTTTGGCTGGTCCAATTTTGAGTAAAATAAGAGAAGCAAGCTATTATGATTTTGATGAAAAATGCTCAGTTTTTTCTGCACATGAGAAATTGACTCATGATTCTACTGATAGTGAATGCTATTCTGAAGACATGTTTGACTTCATTTCGCTAACAAGCAGCGAGCAAGATGAAGTAACTGATACGATGTCTACCTCTTCAGAGATATCGATTGAAGATGAATTGTATATGAGTTCAGTATTTGAAGAATTAGTTCAGGCTATAAAAAAAGAAAATGTTACTTGTGTGAAAAAAATAGTAGTTCATAATCCTCAAGTTATTCATATACAAGATGATTTTGGATTAACTGCATTGCATCACGCCTTTAACTTGGAAGATGGGTATGAACTCAATGCTTCAATTATTAAATTATTAATTGATCATGGCGCTGATACAACAAAAGAAGATATTGAAGGGATTACTCCTGAAAATCTTGTAGAAAGTTATAAAAATAAAATAAAACGAGATTGCACAGCAACTGATGAAGACTTTCAGATTATTTCTCAAGTATACCAATCAATGAGCCCTGATTCACCTCAATTACGCAAAAGATTTTAA
- a CDS encoding ankyrin repeat domain-containing protein, whose amino-acid sequence MKKLLLLLMMMHYQSCVMGSAAIESKEDSDYESESGYQSDSYAYDSGYEYNSDGDDDEDYQINTQADAIDRFISQNNPLLKEFKKIHEQDPTQDTLESYLEKQFNQYQNISHVNYDQIAQDAQNYIDFARAEQLKDSKSKNQNNHFYIHQNKLLKELHDNKKRFLTIPEEYIVSSKKIFSIDENNKKTGSDEGLVTIDQYDGNHNYQFNEDDRDTFTHLIEHNSQLREGFKLIREHNGGSYSFFGNFLKEAMTENGYDVGTIIFAAYKYIADNTKNHFLSVLKDAIEHDKKFVDIEDPLFLFVLSLKGDFMKDFIFNWIDETYNFRQGFALVQNNSFKDVIENYLGEENFDIVSNIIFVQNSLVEQMEPLFIAATQDINIAHVQAHEIENPIFLYILHTEWIRNVVPTWLQHNNITLKTVEEIFSSVRKNNILDIMLFIIMGGNPNVTERYQAQSLLMTAIVSGHSNIVSFLLRQPEIDVNYQDKDWRTALLIASSTNKVEIVKMLLNHNDISVNLASKDGNTPLYRAASNGHVDIVEILLNDSRIHVNVTNTAGVTALMMASMQGHTAIVRKLLEHPGIEINAQDRNKLSALMKAAAKGHEQIVRMLMAAGARIDFVDDNGFNAFILAAKSGHVDTVKFLLNHIDNKNIQDNSQRTALFYAAQNGHTEMVRLLFNAGIDKNIQDKNGKTAYDVAINREIENILRAR is encoded by the coding sequence ATGAAAAAATTACTATTGCTATTAATGATGATGCATTATCAATCATGTGTGATGGGCTCAGCAGCAATAGAGTCAAAAGAAGATTCTGATTATGAATCTGAATCGGGTTATCAGTCAGATTCTTATGCTTATGATTCTGGTTATGAATATAACTCTGATGGAGATGATGATGAAGATTATCAAATTAATACTCAAGCTGACGCGATTGATAGATTTATAAGTCAAAATAACCCACTGCTTAAAGAATTTAAAAAAATTCACGAGCAAGATCCAACTCAAGACACTTTAGAGAGTTATCTGGAGAAGCAATTTAATCAATATCAGAATATTTCTCATGTTAATTATGATCAAATAGCACAAGATGCTCAAAATTATATTGATTTTGCTAGAGCCGAACAATTAAAAGATAGCAAAAGTAAGAATCAAAATAATCATTTTTATATTCATCAAAATAAGCTATTAAAAGAACTTCATGATAACAAAAAAAGATTTCTTACAATTCCAGAAGAATATATTGTCAGTTCTAAAAAAATATTTTCTATTGATGAAAATAATAAAAAAACAGGTAGTGATGAAGGACTTGTTACTATTGATCAATATGATGGCAATCATAATTATCAATTTAATGAGGATGATAGGGATACATTTACACATCTTATTGAACATAATTCTCAGCTGAGAGAAGGATTTAAGTTGATACGTGAGCACAATGGAGGCTCATATAGTTTTTTTGGCAATTTTTTAAAAGAAGCTATGACAGAAAATGGTTATGATGTAGGAACTATAATTTTTGCTGCTTATAAATACATTGCAGATAATACAAAAAATCACTTTTTATCAGTTTTAAAAGATGCGATTGAACACGATAAAAAATTTGTAGATATAGAAGATCCACTATTTTTGTTTGTGCTTTCCCTTAAAGGTGATTTTATGAAAGATTTTATTTTTAATTGGATAGATGAAACATACAATTTTAGGCAAGGCTTTGCTTTGGTACAAAATAATAGCTTTAAAGATGTTATAGAAAATTATCTTGGAGAAGAGAATTTTGATATTGTGAGTAATATTATTTTTGTACAAAATTCTTTAGTAGAACAAATGGAACCTTTATTTATAGCTGCTACACAAGATATTAATATAGCACATGTTCAAGCACATGAAATTGAAAATCCAATTTTTTTGTACATCTTACATACTGAATGGATAAGAAATGTTGTCCCTACATGGTTACAGCATAATAATATTACTCTTAAAACCGTAGAAGAAATATTTTCTAGCGTTCGTAAAAATAATATTTTAGATATCATGTTGTTTATTATCATGGGTGGAAATCCAAACGTTACTGAACGTTATCAGGCCCAATCATTATTAATGACAGCTATAGTATCGGGTCATAGCAATATAGTTTCTTTTTTACTTAGACAGCCAGAAATTGATGTAAATTATCAAGATAAAGATTGGCGAACAGCTTTATTAATTGCTAGTTCAACAAATAAAGTTGAAATTGTTAAGATGTTACTTAATCATAATGACATCAGCGTTAATTTAGCTTCTAAAGATGGCAATACTCCCTTATATAGAGCGGCAAGTAATGGACATGTTGATATTGTTGAAATTTTATTAAATGATTCCCGTATACATGTAAATGTAACTAATACTGCAGGTGTAACAGCATTAATGATGGCCAGTATGCAAGGGCATACAGCAATTGTTAGAAAATTACTGGAACACCCAGGTATTGAAATTAATGCTCAAGATAGAAATAAATTATCTGCATTAATGAAAGCTGCTGCAAAAGGCCATGAACAGATAGTTAGAATGTTAATGGCAGCAGGAGCAAGAATAGATTTTGTAGATGACAATGGATTTAATGCATTTATACTTGCTGCAAAATCAGGGCATGTTGATACGGTAAAATTTTTACTTAATCATATTGATAATAAAAATATTCAAGATAATAGTCAGCGTACAGCTCTTTTTTATGCTGCACAAAATGGCCATACTGAAATGGTCAGATTATTATTTAATGCAGGAATTGATAAAAACATTCAAGATAAAAATGGCAAAACTGCTTATGATGTTGCAATAAATCGCGAAATAGAAAATATTCTTAGAGCAAGATGA
- a CDS encoding DMT family transporter: MYLVFFLYALLASTFSIGKLLLGVLPPIFLIAIRMIISGALLTSIWYFFYTDKKIRTADLWLFGMVVVFHILFPFMSEYIALQDMSPSSACLLYNLSPFFSALFSYFIFDEKMTPKKWIGFSIGLAGIVWYVGSQQAIDVNVSWANVLMLFSVITSSLGWIFVRLLVKNRGYSTMLVNGFAMLVGGLVALPVSSIFEGPVDISFSQLPYIAGLLTIMILITNVLFYNLYGYLLTKYTATFLSFVGFVTPLFSALFEWFFFGTMMSLNFICTVSVVGIGIFIFYQEELKQGYISR; this comes from the coding sequence TTGTATTTAGTTTTTTTCTTATACGCGCTTTTAGCTTCTACTTTTTCTATAGGTAAGTTATTACTTGGCGTTTTACCTCCGATATTTTTAATTGCAATTCGCATGATTATTTCTGGTGCATTGTTAACATCTATCTGGTACTTTTTCTATACTGATAAAAAAATTCGTACAGCTGACTTGTGGTTATTTGGTATGGTTGTTGTATTCCATATTTTGTTTCCGTTTATGAGTGAGTATATTGCCTTACAAGATATGTCACCATCATCAGCGTGTTTGCTCTATAATTTATCACCATTTTTTTCTGCGTTGTTTTCCTACTTCATATTTGATGAAAAAATGACACCAAAAAAATGGATTGGTTTTTCAATTGGGCTTGCAGGGATAGTGTGGTACGTTGGCAGTCAGCAAGCAATTGATGTCAATGTTTCATGGGCAAATGTATTGATGCTATTTTCGGTTATTACCTCATCACTTGGTTGGATCTTTGTCCGATTACTCGTTAAAAATCGTGGCTATTCAACGATGCTGGTTAATGGATTTGCTATGCTTGTTGGTGGTTTAGTTGCTTTACCTGTATCAAGTATATTTGAAGGTCCAGTCGATATAAGTTTTTCGCAACTACCTTACATTGCAGGTTTGCTCACCATTATGATTCTTATCACCAATGTTTTGTTTTATAATTTGTATGGCTATCTTTTAACAAAGTATACGGCAACATTTTTATCATTTGTTGGTTTTGTAACGCCACTTTTTTCAGCGTTATTTGAATGGTTCTTTTTTGGGACCATGATGAGTTTAAATTTTATATGTACCGTGTCTGTTGTTGGTATTGGAATTTTTATATTTTACCAAGAAGAGCTTAAACAAGGGTATATTTCTCGATAA